Genomic DNA from Abyssisolibacter fermentans:
CTTTTCTTTTCATAATACACCGTCCTATCCCAAGTATATTTCTTATAATATCTTTATTTAAATAATTATTATTTTATTACTTTATATTTATTATCTGTTATGTTTTAGATTGATACTCCTATCATTCAATGAGTAATTAAGCGGTAGATTTCTTTGCTTAAAAAAAAGGAGCAGTTTCACATTAAACCGTCCTTCCTTTATTTAGTCTATAATATTTCTCCAATTTAAATTACCACTTTCTAAAGCCTTTATTAGTATTTCAGCTGTTCCTAAGTTTGTTGCTAAAGGTATATTATGCACATCACACAATCTCATTAAAGCTAATATATCTGGTTCATGTGGCTGTGCTGTAAGTGGATCTCTTAAAAAAATTATTAAATCCATTTTATTTTCCGCAACTTTACTGCCTATTTGCTGGTCTCCTCCAAGTGGTCCTGATA
This window encodes:
- the mgsA gene encoding methylglyoxal synthase, producing MNIALIAHDKKKKDMVNFTIAYKKILENHSLFTTGTTGKRIIEATNLKLYRFLSGPLGGDQQIGSKVAENKMDLIIFLRDPLTAQPHEPDILALMRLCDVHNIPLATNLGTAEILIKALESGNLNWRNIID